The genomic segment GCTATAAAAAATTGGCCGGCGACAGAAATCATTGCTTATGCAATTACCCACTGGAACCCTACCAAAATGCCCAAAACCCAACAAATCGATATAATGACTTCCATTGTCGGCCCCAATATCAAAGGAATAAAGCCATGAGCCAAGACAAAATCTATCCTGTCCCGGAATCCATCGCCACTAAAGCCCACATCAATGCGGCAAAGTATCAATCCATGTATGCCCAATCCATCAATGACCCCGATGCTTTTTGGGCAGAGCATGCCGAGGCTTTCGTCTCCTGGCATCAGCCATGGAATAAAGTTTCTGACTGGGATTTCCATAAGGTGCATATCCGCTGGTTCGAGGGGGGCAAACTTAATGTCTGCGTTAATTGCCTCGACCGTCATCTCGATACCCGGGGCGATCAAACTGCCATAATTTGGGAAAGCGATGATCCCACAGTTGATACAAAAATCACTTACCGGCAATTACATACCCAGGTTTGCCAATTCGCCAACGTCTTGAAAGCACATGGCATAAAAAAAGGGGACCGAGTCTGTATTTATTTGCCCATGATTCCAGAAGCAGCCATTGCCATGCTGGCATGCGCAAGGATCGGCGCGATTCATTCCGTGGTTTTCGGTGGATTTTCAGCTGAAGCACTGCGAGACCGCATCCTGGATGCCGATTGCCGCTTGGTGATTACCGCAGATGAAGGCATTCGTGGCGGCAAACACATTCCCTTGAAAAATAATGTCGACACTGCATTGAATGCTTGTCCCGATGTGAGCACGGTCATTGTGGTCGAACGCAGCGGCAACCCCATTCTATGGCATGAAGAACGGGATGTGTGGTACCACCAAGCGATAGCCAATGCTTCAGATCAGTGCGAGGCGGAAATCATGGATGCGGAAGACCCGCTCTTCATCCTTTACACCTCCGGCTCCACCGGCAAGCCCAAGGGTGTTTTGCATACAGCCGGCGGATATCTCGTCTACGCTGCCATGACCCACCAATACGTTTTCGATTATCAGGATGGAGACATTTATTGGTGCACCGCCGATGTTGGATGGATTACTGGCCATAGTTATTTGGTTTATGGCCCATTGTGTAATGGCGCGACCACTTTGATGTTTGAAGGCGTGCCCACCTATCCAGAACCGGACCGGTTCTGGCAAGTGGTTGATAAACATCAAGTCAACATTTTCTATACCGCCCCTACCGCCATACGCGCACTCATGCGTTTGGGCGATGACTATGTTAAACGCACCTCCAGGCAGAGCTTACGCATCCTTGGCACCGTTGGCGAACCCATCAACCCCGAAGCGTGGGAATGGTATTACCATGTGGTAGGTAATGGCAATTGCCCGATTGTCGATACTTGGTGGCAAACTGAAACCGGCGGCATTCTCATTACTCCACTGCCAGGAGCCACGCCTCTCAAACCTGGCTCTGCGACCCTGCCTTTCTTTGGCATCGAACCGGCGATTCTTGACGACCATGGCAAAGAGATCCAAGGCCCCGGTAGCGGTGTCCTCGCCATGAAACGCTCCTGGCCGGGCCAAGCCCGTACTCTTTACGGCAATCACCAGCGCTTTATCGAAACCTACTTTAGCGCTTACCCCGGTTATTACTTCTCCGGGGATGGTGCCCGTAGAGATGACGATGGTTACTATTGGATTACTGGGCGAGTAGATGATGTACTGAATGTCTCTGGTCACCGACTTGGCACGGCTGAAATTGAAAGCGCCTTGGTGCTTCATCCAGCGGTGGCGGAAGCCGCCGTTGTTGGTTACCCCCATGACATTAAAGGACAAGGCATCTATGCCTATGTCATTCTGAAAGAAGGCGTTTCTCCCAGTGACGAATTACGCAAAGAATTAATCGACCTAGTTGCCAAGGAGATAGGGCCCATTGCCAAACCCGACGTTATCCAATGGGCACCGGAATTACCCAAAACCCGCTCAGGCAAAATCATGCGGCGTATTTTACGTAAAATCGCCGCCAATCAAATAGACGATCTAGGAGATACTTCCACCTTGGCCGACCCTTCCATTGTGGAAACATTGATCCGGGAACGAGCCCACCAATAAAGCGGAGGTCACCGATATGCGCGATGTTGTTTAAATCCCTTGCAATCGTGCAACGTTCATAGCGAACCGTCTTTTTTCCATATCCTCCAGCTGAACCAGGTTCTGCAAGACCTCCTGGACATGGGGATCGTCAATTTCATTGAGGGATTCCTTGTACAGTTCAATGAGTGCATCTTCAAAATCCATCACAATCTTGACGATTTCATCCATAGACATATTGGAGTGAACGGTCAAGCTTTGCAGTTTTTTCTCAATTTTGGGATCGGGCGGATAAGGCAACCAAATATCTAAAATATGCTGCTGCGTTCCTTGTTCAAACTTTTCCAGGCTGTCAGCTAATTCATCCTCGTGTCGCTTTAAGTAATCCAACAGCAACTGGACATGGGCTTTTTGTTCCTGGCTTTCCATCTTTTCTGCTAATTCTTTTAAAGCCTTATGCAAATCTTTACTGTATTCCAACACATCCTTGACTTGTTCAAATTTCCGCAGTTTCTCTTCCATTTCGCCCCCATCAGTTCATTCGTGAAAATCGTAATGAATAAGATACACCGATTTCTTCTATCGCTCCATATCTCCTGTAATTCAACTAATTTTTACATCCAATCAAGTAATCTCAATATGTTAAAATGAACAGTTACGGATTATAGAGCCGACTGATTATTCCAAACTAGCATGTCTCAATATAAACTCACTCACCTTAAAGAACTGGAAGCAGAAAGCATCCACATTATCCGGGAAGTTGCCGCTGAATTCGATAATCCGGTGATGCTCTATTCCATCGGAAAAGACTCTTCCGTCATGTTGCATCTGGCGATGAAAGCCTTCTATCCGGGCAAACCGCCATTCCCTTTGATGCACGTGGATACCACCTGGAAATTCCAGGAAATGTATCAATTCCGCGAACGCATCACGCAAGAACTGGGATTAGACTTGATTGTCTATACCAATCCCGAGGCACAAGCACAGGGAATTAACCCCTTTGACCACGGTAGTAAAAAACACACTGACATTTGGAAAACCGAAGGGCTCAAGCAATCCCTAGATAAATATGGCTTTGACGCTGCCTTTGGCGGTGCCCGGCGGGATGAAGAAAAATCCAGAGCCAAGGAACGGGTCTATTCCTTCCGCGACCACCACCACCGCTGGGACCCCAAAAACCAGCGGCCAGAATTGTGGAATATCTATAACGGCAAGATCAATAAAGGGGAAAGCATTCGCGTTTTTCCACTCTCCAACTGGACCGAACTGGACATTTGGCTATATATCTATCTGGAAAAAATCCCCATCGTACCTTTATATCTCGCCAAAGAACGTCCCGTGGTGGAGCGGGATGGCACCTTAATCATGGTAGATGACCAGCGCATGCACCTCCACCCAGGCGAAAAGCCACAACTCAAGCAGGTCCGTTTCCGGACCCTGGGATGCTACCCTCTCACCGGCGCGATTGAATCCACAGCCGACACCTTACCCAAAATTATCCAGGAAATGTTGTTGGCGAAAACCTCCGAGCGCCAGGGCCGCCTTATCGACCATGACCAGGCCGGCTCCATGGAAGACAAAAAGCGCGAAGGCTATTTCTAACCCCCTAATTTTGATTTATCCGAATCATGTCACACCAATCCCTGATCGAAACCGATATTGAAGCCTATCTCCGGCAACACGAACATAAACAACTGCTGCGGTTTTTAACCTGCGGCAGCGTGGACGATGGCAAAAGCACCTTGATTGGCCGCCTGCTCCACGACACGCAGATGATCTATGAAGATCAAATGGCGTCCCTGAAAAAAGACAGCGAACGGATGGGCACCACCGGAGAAGAGGTAGACTTGGCGCTGCTGGTGGACGGCCTGCAAGCCGAGCGCGAACAAGGTATCACCATCGATGTTGCTTACCGTTATTTTTCCACCGCCAAACGCAAATTTATCATTGCCGATACCCCGGGTCACGAACAATATACCCGCAACATGGCCACGGGCGCCTCCACCTGCGACTTGGCAGTAATTTTGATTGACGCCCGCAAAGGGGTACTCACCCAAACCCGACGCCACAGTTTTATCGTCTCCCTGTTGGGTATCAAACATGTTGTCGTGGCCATCAACAAAATGGATTTGATGGACTGGCGTCAAGAGGTTTTCGACCAGATTCGCCAGGATTATCTGTCCTTCTCCAATAAACTCGACGCCGCCGACATTCGCTTCATTCCCGTATCCGCCCTCAAGGGTGATAACGTCGTCGACCGCAGCCAAAACACGCCTTGGTACGAAGGCCCTACCTTGTTGGAACACTTGGAAAACATCGACGTATCCCAGGATCGTAATTTCCAAGATCTGCGTTTTCCCGTCCAATACGTCAACCGGCCGCACCTCGACTTCCGCGGCTTTAGCGGCACATTAGCGGCGGGCATAGCGCATCCCGGCGATGAAATCATGGTCCTGCCCTCGCGCAAAACCAGCCGCATCAAAGAAATCGTTACCTATGATGGCAATCTGGAAGAAGCCTTCCCTCCCATGGCCATCACGTTGACCTTGGAAGATGAAATCGATGTCAGCCGAGGCGATATGATCGTCCGCACCGACAATCTTCCCCACGTGGCTGACCGTTGCAACGCTCACATCGTTTGGATGACTGAAAAGCCCTTGGTCCCCGGACGCCAGTATTACATTAAACAAGCCACCCGCACGGTCACAGGTTCCGTCTCGCGAATCATCCATCGCATTGATGTCAACACCTTGGCGCATTCCAATGCCGATCAATTAGCACTGAACGAAATCGCCCTGTGCGAGGTCGCCTTCAATGCGCCCTTGGCCTTTGATCCTTACCAGGTTTGCAAGGGCACCGGTGCCTTCATTGTCATTGACCGGCTTACCAACAACACCGTTGGCGCAGGCATGATCACAGGCTTGGCGGAAACGGGAGACAGCAGAAGGCGGGTATCTGCTGAAGAACGCGCTATCCGTTTTGGCCAGCAGGCCCGCGTCATCTATCTGATAGGTCAACAAGCCAAGGATTTTGCTTATCTTTTGGAAAGAAGATTATTCGACACAGGTCACGCCGCCACTGTGATTGACGACGAAACCCTGACTCAAGCTGATGAAAACATCGCCCAGGCACTGACCCATGCAGGCTTGATATCCCTTTGGCCACTTGCCCAAGCCCCTGCTCGTCCTGTCGAAAACAGCCTTGTATTTGATGCGGACACCATGAGCATTGAAACCATCCTGGATCAATTAAAAAACCAGCAAGTCATCCAGGCCCATTAACTTTGAATTGAATTTTCTTTCCATTAGCGTCATGCTGAATCCCAGGGGAGTAAATTCCCCCTGGTTTTTTTACATAGTGCCTGTAAATTTTACGTAGCCATGGTCTTCCTTAAATGGGACGCCGCAAACCCTTTCGCGCCGTACATCCCGTTACGCGCGAAAGCCCGGCCCAACTATGAAAGCCCGCTCTTGAGGGCTTGATGGCGGTCATTCCAGCCCCACCCCACATAAGGAAGCCCCCCAAATCTCAATCAAGTTGGTAAATCTTTGTAGGCAGGTTTTATATTTTGTGAAGGGCAATTTCATGAAATCAAAAATACTCATTAGCATTCTTTTAGGATACCTCATCTCCGGTTACAGCTTTGGCTATGGTGGAGGAGGCGGAGGCAAACAAGCTTGTAAAAAGCCGCAATTCACCCAATTCCAGCCAGGCGATAAAGCTGAAGTAGCGCCAGCTTCAGATTTTTCATTTGTTGTTACCCAGGCAAATTCTGACAGCATTCAAGTTACTGTCAAAAAACATCCGGTTACCGTTGAAATTACGCCAAAGAATCAGTCCTTGCTGGTAGCCGGCAAACTACCAGAAGACCTAAAAGACACCTACGCCAGAGTTGCAGTCACCGCCCAGGGGCCAGGCCGCTGCAAAGGCACCGCAGGTTGGTTACTAAAAATCACTCAGTAATAAATAGCCCTTTTCAACCATGAAAGCAGGGGATGGGGTAAAGGCCCATCTCCTGATCCATTAGATTTTTAGGGATATCTTTTTGTTTGATGGCAAAGAAATCCACTAAAAACCAGAGAGCCTACGGCAATCGGATCTTCACCTTTCTCCGGGCATTAAAACGCTTATTGGGACAATCGCGAAAGCCTAATGAAGGCGTCAGGCATATTTTGACCTCTTCAAGATACCCTTTTCTGTCAGTCCAAACCGTGACGGCACTTCGACGCAATCCCAAAGACCGGTTCAAGGCCACAAAAGCCTGCTCCACATCCCCTACCCGTAAACTTTTCCCTTTCCGCAAATATAAAGCCGCCATGTCAGGACGTTTGATTTTCTCCCACAGATAAGTAATCGCGTTGAAATATTCTTTTGGCGTTTCAAAGACACAGGTGCCATGCTTTAACCACTGCCCATAAATCAAATTGACGCTGGGCATCAAGCAAAAAACTTCAGCCGCGAGTCTTCGAGGGGGTAGTGGCTTAAGCCGGCAATAACGGGGATGATCATACTTGGAACGCGCTTTTTCCGATTGCGGCCATAATCCATGCACCACCCAACCAAAACGATTGACCCGACATTGATAGGCCTGCCCCCTGCCTTCCCCTCGATCATGACAAAATTCCGGCGACCACGACAAAACGTAAACCAAGTAATCGACGGACACCGAGGGATTACGCCAGTCGATACGAATCTTCGGTGGAGGCAATTTCTCAGGCACCTGGCAAAGTCCGGCAATGCTGTTTTGAGGCAAAAACAACAGCATTGCCAAAATAAACAATAAAGATCGATACAGAACCAACATTTGTTCTCCTTTTTAAAAAGGCCCACTTTGACTTGAAGCCTCAACAATAAGAACCCATTATCCGTAAAAATGGAAGCGAACAGCTTAAGAAAATTTGAATCCAGCCACAAAGGAACGCTAAACTAAATAAGTGGTAGCAGGAACTTTATCCCATAAAGTCGGGTCTATTTAAAGGTACCGAAGGGGGCGATCTGGCTTCGACGCGGATCGCGAAACCTACAGGTGCATGCCGAGGTGCAGTGACCTCGAAAAACACATTGCAAACTTATAGTTGCCAACGACGACAACTACGCACTCGCTGCTTAAAACCCAGTAGGGTGCCATCTGACCGGAGCCGTGCTTGTGCGTCCGGATTTCAGGTGTCATATCTCACAAGCTTGCGGTGAAGCGTGTCCGGCGTGGATCCGTTAAACACTTATCCGGACTCGCCGTTTGTTTTCCCCGCCGTTCGGGTAGCAAACGGTTAAATCAATAGAACGGATAAGCATGTAGAGCCTGAGGCGGAGGATTCGCGGACGGGGGTTCGATTCCCCCCGCCTCCACCAATTCCACAACGCCAACCTG from the Methylothermaceae bacteria B42 genome contains:
- a CDS encoding acetyl-coenzyme A synthetase (Acs; catalyzes the conversion of acetate and CoA to acetyl-CoA) — translated: MSQDKIYPVPESIATKAHINAAKYQSMYAQSINDPDAFWAEHAEAFVSWHQPWNKVSDWDFHKVHIRWFEGGKLNVCVNCLDRHLDTRGDQTAIIWESDDPTVDTKITYRQLHTQVCQFANVLKAHGIKKGDRVCIYLPMIPEAAIAMLACARIGAIHSVVFGGFSAEALRDRILDADCRLVITADEGIRGGKHIPLKNNVDTALNACPDVSTVIVVERSGNPILWHEERDVWYHQAIANASDQCEAEIMDAEDPLFILYTSGSTGKPKGVLHTAGGYLVYAAMTHQYVFDYQDGDIYWCTADVGWITGHSYLVYGPLCNGATTLMFEGVPTYPEPDRFWQVVDKHQVNIFYTAPTAIRALMRLGDDYVKRTSRQSLRILGTVGEPINPEAWEWYYHVVGNGNCPIVDTWWQTETGGILITPLPGATPLKPGSATLPFFGIEPAILDDHGKEIQGPGSGVLAMKRSWPGQARTLYGNHQRFIETYFSAYPGYYFSGDGARRDDDGYYWITGRVDDVLNVSGHRLGTAEIESALVLHPAVAEAAVVGYPHDIKGQGIYAYVILKEGVSPSDELRKELIDLVAKEIGPIAKPDVIQWAPELPKTRSGKIMRRILRKIAANQIDDLGDTSTLADPSIVETLIRERAHQ
- a CDS encoding sulfate adenylyltransferase (with CysN catalyzes the formation of adenylylsulfate from sulfate and ATP) — translated: MSQYKLTHLKELEAESIHIIREVAAEFDNPVMLYSIGKDSSVMLHLAMKAFYPGKPPFPLMHVDTTWKFQEMYQFRERITQELGLDLIVYTNPEAQAQGINPFDHGSKKHTDIWKTEGLKQSLDKYGFDAAFGGARRDEEKSRAKERVYSFRDHHHRWDPKNQRPELWNIYNGKINKGESIRVFPLSNWTELDIWLYIYLEKIPIVPLYLAKERPVVERDGTLIMVDDQRMHLHPGEKPQLKQVRFRTLGCYPLTGAIESTADTLPKIIQEMLLAKTSERQGRLIDHDQAGSMEDKKREGYF
- a CDS encoding sulfate adenylyltransferase subunit CysN, coding for MSHQSLIETDIEAYLRQHEHKQLLRFLTCGSVDDGKSTLIGRLLHDTQMIYEDQMASLKKDSERMGTTGEEVDLALLVDGLQAEREQGITIDVAYRYFSTAKRKFIIADTPGHEQYTRNMATGASTCDLAVILIDARKGVLTQTRRHSFIVSLLGIKHVVVAINKMDLMDWRQEVFDQIRQDYLSFSNKLDAADIRFIPVSALKGDNVVDRSQNTPWYEGPTLLEHLENIDVSQDRNFQDLRFPVQYVNRPHLDFRGFSGTLAAGIAHPGDEIMVLPSRKTSRIKEIVTYDGNLEEAFPPMAITLTLEDEIDVSRGDMIVRTDNLPHVADRCNAHIVWMTEKPLVPGRQYYIKQATRTVTGSVSRIIHRIDVNTLAHSNADQLALNEIALCEVAFNAPLAFDPYQVCKGTGAFIVIDRLTNNTVGAGMITGLAETGDSRRRVSAEERAIRFGQQARVIYLIGQQAKDFAYLLERRLFDTGHAATVIDDETLTQADENIAQALTHAGLISLWPLAQAPARPVENSLVFDADTMSIETILDQLKNQQVIQAH